Part of the Paenibacillus sp. FSL R7-0273 genome is shown below.
GTACTGCTTGGCAAGCTCAGTGATTTTGCGCTTCTTTGCGCTGCTCACACCGCCGATAATCAGATTCTGGTTCGGGGTAAGCCGGAAATCACCGGTGTGGATTTTGGCAATCTCACGCAGTCCGGTCATCAGCTGATACCCTTCCTCGTCCTGAATGCGTCCGCTCTGGATGTAGAGAGTCAGGTTCCATTTACCGTCATAGCCTTTAACCCAGCCGTACCGGTCACCGTTGTGGTCAAAATGGTATTCCCGTGCTGCTTCAAGCTCCCAGCCCAGCCGCTTCTGCAGCTCGCCTTTGAACCATTCCAGCCCGTGGCGGTCGATCGTATATTTGAACCGGGCGTTCTTGCGGACCGAACGGTTGCCGTAGTCCCGCTGGATGGTCACCGTCTTCTCAGCGAGATCAATCATCTGATCCGGCCGGACGAAGCCGATTACCCGTCCGAGCTGCGGATACGTGCTGGTATCGCCGTGAGTCATCCCCATTCCGCCGCCAACCGATACATTAAAGCCGGCGAGCCTGCCGTCTTCAAGGATAGCGATGAAGCCCAGATCCTGGGAGAATACATCAACGTCATTGGATGGCGGTACCGCTAGACCGATCTTGAATTTGCGGGGCAGATATACCGGACCGTAGATCGGTTCGACCTCTACATCCGCTTTGCTGTCGACAACCTTCTCGCCGTCCAGCCAGATTTCGTGGTAGGCCGGAGTGCGCGGAGCAAGATGATCGCTGATTTTGCGGGCCCAGTCATAGACCTCGGAATGAACCTCAGACTGGTAAGGGTTCGGGCTGCTCATGACGTTGCGGTTGACGTCACCGCAGGCCGCCAATGTGGTCATTAGGGTATCGTTAATGGTCCTGATCGTTTTTTTGAGATTCCATTTAAGCACGCCGTGCATTTGAAAAGCCTGTCTGGTCGTCAAACGCAGAGTACCGTTTCCGTATTTGTGGGCCAGCTCATCCATTACAAGCCATTGCGCCGCCGAGGCTACGCCCCCCGGAGCAACTACGCGCAGCATGAACTGAAAGGCAGGCTCCAGCTTGGAGCGTTCACGCTCATTGCGCAAATCGCGGTCATCCTGCATGTAGCTGCCGTGGAATTTGAGCAGCCGGTTGTCGTCCTCAGGCAGACCGCCTGTTACCGGATTGCGCAGCGTCGCTTCGAGGGCGCCGCGCAGATAATTGCTTTCCAGCTTAATATGTTCAACATCACTTGGCGGTCCGCCGATCGGCTTCACCGCTGATTCATTATTTGACACTATAATCTTCTCCTTCCGGGCCATCCGCTGTCCTTAATATACATCGCGCTGATAACGCTGTTCCTGCTGCAGATTCTCCAGATAAGCCGCTGCAGCCTCAGGGCTGAGGCCGGCCTCCTCTTGAATAACGGTTACGAGTGCTGTATGAACATCATGCGCCATATGCTTCTCGTCGCCGCATACATAGACGTGGGCACCTTCCTGCAGCCAGGCGTACAGCTCCTTGCTGTGCTCAAGAATGCGGTGCTGCACATACACCTTCTCCTCCGTATCCCGGGAGAAGGCTACGTCCAGCTTGTTCAGCACGCCTTCCTTAAGCATCCGCTGCCAGTCTGTCTGGTAGAGGAAGTCGGTTACGAAATGACGGTCCCCGTAGAACAGCCATGTCTTTCCGCCTGCACCCTGCTCACCGCGTTCCTCAAGGAAGGAGCGGAACGGGGCAACACCCGTACCCGGACCGATCATAATGACCGGTACATCCGGGTTAACCGGAAGCTTAAAGTTCGGATTACTCTGGATATAGACCGGCAAGGTGTCGCCCGGCTGCACACGTTCGGCACAATGCACCGAGCATACGCCGTAGCGCTCACGCCCGTGCGTTTCATAGCGCACAGCCCGGACTGTAAAGTGAACCTCTTCCGGATTGGCGTTGTAGCTGCTGGAGATGGAATAGAGTCTGGCCGGCAGCTTGCGAAGAATCGTTACAAAGCTGCTGGCCGCTGCATTCCAAGGCCCGAAATCATTAATCAGATCCAGCAGATCGCGGCCCTGAATATAGGATTTCAGCTCCTGCTGTGCCTCCGGAGCAAGCAGCGCCTGCAGGCCGGGTGCTGCAGACAGCTTCGCCGCCTGTTCAAGCAGCGGTTTGGTCAGGACAGTAATCTCATAATGGCGCAGCAGCGCTTCGCGCAATGTGCCTTCATCGCCCTTCTTATTCAAGGGCACCGTTTCATCGGCATTCCAGCCCGCTGCAGCGATAATATCCGCTACCAGCTGCGGGTGGTTCTCCGGATAGACCCCCAGAGAATCCCCCGGCTCAAAGGTCAGGCCGGAGCCGGCAAGCGACAGCTCCAGGTGGCGGGTCTCCCGGTCTGAGCCGCGGCCGTTCAGGTTCAGATTCTCCAGTACTTCAGCCTGGAAGGGAAGATTACGTGAATATGGAGACTGCGGCTCATCTGCCTTCTCTGCAGCCTGAACTGCCGCGTCAGCAAGCTGCGGCGCATTCTGCGGTCCGTTCAGCGCTTCTAGCACCTTAGCGAACCAGTCTGCTACAGGCTCGTCGTAATCAAGATCACAATCAATGCGCGGACTCAGGCGGGTGCCGCCCAGCTCTTCAAGGCGCTGGTCAAAATCTTTACCGGTCTGGCAGAAGAATTCATAGGAGGTATCCCCCAGCCCGAGCACTGAATAACGAAGCGCTTCAAGCTGCGGAGCTCTTTTGCTGTAGAGAAATTCATGGAAGGCCCGGGCATTGTCCGGCGGTTCCCCTTCCCCATGGGTACTGACCAGAATCAGCAGGTTCTCGACCTTCTTAAGCGTATTCGGCTTAAAGGCATTCATTGCCGACACGCTTACCTGAAAGCCCTGCTCTTCAAGCTTGCGGGACAGGCTGGTTGCCAGCCGCTGGCAGTTGCCGGTCTGCGAGCCGAACAGTACGGTCACCTCACGGGATACGGGAGGAGCGGCAGCCGGTACTGCGCTTGGGGCTGCCTGCACCAATGCCGGCTGTTCACCGGCTGCCGCTGCGGCCCCGGCTCCCCGCAGGGACATAGCGGATAAATATCCGCCCAGCCAGATTTGCTGTGACTCCGTCAATGTCGGCAGCAGCTGGTTCAGCAGCTGGACCTGGCTTTCGTTAAACGGGCTGTTCGTAACTTGTAGTTGCACCAATATGGACCTCTCCTTAGCAAACAATCTTCTACTCTTCTAACATCTTGAACTCAGGCTATCATAATTATCTGAAACGATCAACGAGTCTGATCATGCCTCATTTTTGTCATTTATGTCATTTTATCCAATAAAATAGCGAAAAGCGGCTTAAATCAGAGTAAAACACTCCGATTTGGGCCGCTTCATTATTATTAATGATAACATGCATTAGATAATCTGATATTACAATTTTGCAGTTGAGCCCTTTTTGAGCGTCCCCGGCACTTCAGACAGGCGTTCAAACCCAGCCTCTGCCCGTTTACGGCGGACCAGCAGCATAAGAGGGAGCCCTGACAGCACCAGCAGCGCCGCAACCAGGAATACATCATTTATCCCCATTGTGAAGGACTGCTGATGCAGATCAGCACCTGCCAGCGTCAGCCCTCCGGCTCCGCTTAGCTCACGGGCATGTGCGGCCTCCCTGCTGGAGAGCAGCGAGGTGAACACGGCAATTGCCAGCGAGCTGAGCACGTTGCGCACCCAGTTATTAATTGAGGTTGCATGCCCCGACCATTCCGCCGGAATCTCCTCCATGGAGGCGGTGCTGCTTGGTACATTTGCCAGCCCGATCCCCAGATTCCGCACTACCATTGCCCATAAAATGAAGCTATGATCGATGCCTGCATGCAGCCTGCTCATCAGAAACAGGCCGGCAAAGATGCAGACGATCCCGGCAGATATCAGCTTCACCGGGCCGAGACGCGGATACAGCTTGCCGACTACCGGACTGAGCAGAGCAAGCAGCACAGAGGACGGAAGCAGAATCAGACCCGTCTTGAGCGTGGTTGCCCCTTCCACCGTCTGCAGGAACAGCGGTGTCAGATAGGTTCCGGCATACATTGCCACTGTAACGATGCTATAAATGCTGAGCATCACCGTAAAACGCCGGTTCTTCAGTACACGCAGATTAAGCAGCGGCACCTCTGTCTTCAGCTCCCGCAGAACAAACAGAACAAGCAGTATAATCCCCAGTGCAATCATGGACAGCGTCTTCCAGGAGGTCCATCCCCAGCTGCCGCCCTGGCTGAATGCTCCCAGCAGGGACAGGCTGCCGAGAACTACCGTCAGCAGTCCCGGAACATCAAAGGACTTTGGAACATTCATCCGGTAGTACGGTATCAGCTGCTGCGTCAGAATAACAGCCGCAATTCCGACAGGCAGGTTGATCAGGAACAGCCAATGCCAGCTGGCGAACTGTAGCAGCCAGCCGCTGAAGGTGGGACCGACAGCCGGAGCAACCATAGCCGACAGCGACCATAGGCTTACAGCAAAGGGACGCCGCTCCTGCGGGATAACCTGGAAGATGATGGTCATCGTACATGCCATAATCAGCCCGCTGCAGGAGCCCTGCAGCATACGGAATACAATGAGCATTCCGGGATTCCAGGAGACAGCACAGAGCAGTGAAAATAAAGTAAAACCCGATAACGCGAATGTGTACAGCCGTTTATAACTGAATCGGCCGCCCAGGTAACCGGCCAGCGGCGCTGTAACACCTGTTGCCAGCATAAAGCCGGTTACCATCCACTGCATCGTGTGCAGTCCGGAGCCGAATTGATCCATCAGAATCGGCACAGCTATATTAATGGTTGTAGTACTTAGTACAGAGAGAAAATTCCCGAAGAAAATAGCGGTCATTACCGGCCAGAAAGGAATCTTCCCTTTTTCTGCTAATTCCAAGAACCATCCCCTCCTTTTTATTATGTCTATATTTACATATGTAACTTGACTTTATTAATGTTATAGCTACACAATAGTTATGTCAATGCTGACATATAAGCGTTATTCGCGGTAAAACCGGATCAATAGAGACTGGAGGTCATTAAAGTAATGAATACACTGTCTTACGGGCTGCTCGCGCTGCTGACAGCGAATCCGCTGACCGGCTATGAACTGACGCAGGGCATCAAACCGTTGTGGAGGGCCGGGCACAGCCAGATTTATCCCCTGCTGCAGACTATGGAGACCAAAGGCTATATCCGTCACGAGCGGATTGAGCAGTCCGACAAGCCGGACAAAAAAATATATACCATTACAGAAGCCGGCATCTCGGTGCTTCAGGAATGGGTAAGGCTCCCTGCTGAGCCGGCTGTCCTGCGTGACGAGCTGCATTTCAAGCTATATAGCCTGTGGCTTACCGAGCCGGAGGAAGCCAAGGCATTACTGCAAAAGCGCGCCGAATTCAACCGGAGCGAGCTGGACCGGTACAATCTGCTGATCAAGGCCAATGAAGCGCTTCGCGATGAGCGCGGCGAGACACGGGAGCTGAAAGCGACGACCTTCGGACGGTATCTGCTGCTTCAGAAACGGGTGATGGCAATGAAGGCCTCCATTGAGTTCTGTGAATGGGCCATCGGGGAGCTGGAGCACGGCGGTCTGCCGCCTGCAGATTGATCGGGGACATCCGCCGCTCAGATCAGATAACCAAAAAGGCCGCCCGGTAAGTCATCTTCATGACTTAACAGGCAGCCTGTTTCACTTGAAAGCTATTCAGTTCTCCTTCATTTGCCGCCGCTTGTGCCGGCTGCTCTTTACTTGCTCCAGAATCAGATGCAGCAGGAACAGCAGCATTCCTGCATTAATCGCCAGATCGGCCAGATTCATAATGCCTCCGCCTTCCCCGAACATAAGGAAATCTGTCACCTGATGATACAGCACCCTGTCAATCCCGTTTCCGGCAGCCCCGCCTACCAGAAAACCGCTGGCCGCCTCCAGCAGCGGTCCCTGCAATTCTCCCTTCCGCCGGTAATAGAACACTGCCGCAATAAACAGTACCGCTACAATAGCGAAATATTTCCCGTATCCCTGAAACGAGCTGAAGGCAGCACCGCTATTTTCATAATAGGAAAAGGTCACATGCCCCTCCCAGAACGGAATAATCTCTCCCAGCTCCATGTTCGCCCTCACAATCCATTTGGCAGCCTGGTCTGCCGCAAACACCACTGCTGCAATTACATAAAAGAGCACAAGCGGCGCCTCCCTTAGTTCCTATTTATTATCCGCTGGCCGGATTTCTGCCTCAAGCTTATCACATGACAGAGGATGTTTTCATCTTTGTCACATTTACCACAGTCCCTTAACCCTCAACGCCGTCCCGGGTCCCGCAGTGCATCCGCTGTTACGACTAAATCATTACGGGTTAAACACTCTTAGATTCTATTGACCGACTGGAGGGCGGTACCGCATGGATTATGGACTCATACTCGTTAAACTGATCGCAGGCTTTATCGGACTCTGGGCAATGACGCGGCTGCTCGGCAAAAAGGAGATTACCGCCCTGACACCGTTTGACTTCATATCGGCGGTTATTCTGGGCGATCTTGTCGGGGATACGATTTATGAAAAAGAGCACACTGTGCTGATGCTGATTTTCACACTGACCGTGTGGACCCTGTTATCCGTCACCTTTGAAAAAATCACGCTCCACTTTCCCCGGCTCCGCAAGCCGCTGGAGGGGGAACCGGAAATTCTGATCCGTGACGGCAAGCTTGATCTCGCCAGGCTGCGCAAAAACAATCTTGACCTAGAGCAGCTGCAAATGATGCTGCGGGCCAAGGATACCTTTTCGGTCAGCGAGGTCGCGTACGCCATCTATGAGACAAACGGCTCGCTGAGCATTCTCAAAAAAGCGCAGTATGAGCCGGCAACCCGCGAGGACCTGCTCGTGCCTGTCCCCGACTCCGTCCTGCCGGTAAGCATCATCGAGGACGGAATTGTGCAGCGTGAGACCCTCAGCAAGCTGGGGCATGATGAAGAGTGGCTGTCCAAAGAGCTCCGCAAGCTAGGCTATGCCGGACCGCAGTCGGTGGCTTACGCGGAAATTACAGAAGAGGGGGAGCTGGCAGTCATCTCTTCTGTATCATACTGAGGCGGCGGACAAGCTTCCGGTCGCGGGGCAGGCATTTATGCCTCTCATTTTCGCCTCGCGCCTGCTTTCGGCGATTTCAGAGGCACTTATGCCTCTCATTTCCGCCTCACGCCTGATTTCGGCGATTTCAGAGGCATAAATGCCTCTCATTTTCGCCTCGCGCCTGCTTTCGGCGATTTCAGAGGCATAAATGCCTCTCATTTCCCGGCCCGCGCCCTAACACTCGCCGCAATGCTTCTAACCCGCATTACATTAACACAAAGCAGCGGCCCCCTGGATAACGGAAGCCGCTGCTTTTCTGCCCACAACTATATAGTTTCTTGCCTTAAACAAAATCAATTGAACAAATCAACTTGCTATAGGCTCAGCCGGAGCAGAGTCTCAAAGCTAATAATCACCAGCTAAAGCTAATCACCAGGCGTAGGCCTCAGGAGCCGGCTTACCCGGACCCGGGAAGATTTCATCCAGCTTCTTCAGCGTCTCCCCGTCCAGCTCGATTTCGGTTACGCGCAGTGAATCCTCAAACTGCTGGATGGTTCTCGGCCCGATAATCGGCGCTGTAACCGCCGGATTCGCCAGCACCCAGGCCAAGGCAACCTGGTCCTCATGCTCACCCAGCTCTTTGCAGAGCGCAGAGAACTGCTCGAGCTTGCTGCGGTTCTGCTCGAGCTTGGCCGACCGGGCGCTGCGGACGCCGCTCTTAGCCAGTGCGTTACGGCCCAGCAGCCCGCCGGCCAGCGGACTCCATGGAATAACGCCGAGTCCCAGCTCCTGCGAGGCCGGCAGCACCTCCAGCTCAGGCGTCCGCTCCAGCAGATTGTACAGGTGCTGCTCGGAGACGAGGCCAAGGAAATTGCGCGCCTTTGCCTGGGCCTGGGCAGCAGCAATATGCCAGCCGGCAAAGTTGCTGCTGCCGATGTAATCCATTTTGCCCTGGGCAATCGCATTCTCAAAGGCGCCCCACAGCTCATCCCAGGATACGTTACGGTCCACATGGTGCATCTGGTAAAGCTCAATATGGTCGGTCTGCAGGCGCTTCAGGGAACCGTCCAGATGCCGTCTGATCTTATAGGCAGACAAGCCCGCGCCGGAATTGGGACCGTCAAGCTCATCGAACATATCGCCGTATACTTTAGTAGCCAGCACGACCTTCTCGCGCCGCCCGCCGCCCTGCTTAAACCAGCGGCCGATAATTTCCTCCGTCCAGCCCCGGCGTTCCTGGCCGCCATAGACATTGGCCGTATCAAAAAAGTTAATTCCCGCATCCAGTGCGGCATCCATAATCCGGAAAGCATCCTTCTCTTCGGTCTCCGGGCCAAAATTCATCGTTCCGAGACAGAGCTGGCTGACCTTAAGGCCTGATTTACCCAAATAACTGTACTTCACTTGTAATTCCTCCCTTTAATCCTTGAATGGTTGTCCGCAGTTCATTCCCACTATACCCCTTAGAGTCCACTATAAGGCAAGTAGTTTTGCTCAAAAAAACAAGCCCTGCAGCCAGGACTTGTTCATGTAGCTATTAATTTATTGTTCAGCTGTATGACTGCTGTCCGGAAAGAGCACTTCTCCGGTTCCCTGCCTGCTGTTGTCCACAATCTCCTGCAGAGTGCCTGTAAGCTCATTCGGAGGATACGGCTTGGTTAAATATTTTTGCACCTTATCCATCATTATTTTGTCCGTCTTATCCAGGGCAGAGGAAATGATAATCGGGACAGGCGCGGTGCGTGTGTCATTCTTCAGCATGCGGATCAGATCCCAGCCGTCCAGCTCCTCACCCAGCATAAGATCAACAACAATCGCTACAAAAGGCGTCCTGAGCGCCTGCTCAAAGGCCTGCTGCGGGTGATAATGATGGATTACGCGGAAGCCCTTGCCCTTCAGCTCCTCCGACAGCAGCAGCGACAGGCTGTAGTCATCCTCGACAATCATTACGTTCGGCTTCTGCTCCTTGTCCGCATTCAGCTTCACCGGCTCATCCTCATGGCGGCTTCCTGCCGTATGCAGCACCGGGAGGCTGAACCATACTGTTGATCCTTCCCCTTCCTCCGACTCAATGCCGATGGAGCCCTTATGCTTCTCAATAATCTCCTTGCAGATCGCCAGCCCCAGGCCGGTTCCGCCAATCCGCTTGGACGCGCTGTTGTCCACTCTTCTGAATTTCTGGAACAGCTGGCCGATCTGATTCTTCGGAATGCCCAGCCCGTGATCCTGAATCTGCACGATAATCCGTTCAGCCTCGTTATGCAGAGAGACCTTGATCTCGCTTGCTCCCGGCGAAAACTTGATTGCATTGCTGAACAGGTTCGTCATCACCTGAACAATTTTATCGCGGTCAACCTCAACCTCGGCGTTGTGCGCTTCATCCTCATACGTAAAGGTATGTGTGCCGCTAAGCTTATACTGGTCTATGACGCCGAAGACCAGCGTGCTGAGATTCAGCGGCTCCTGGTTGTACTGCTGGGTGCCCGATTCCATCCGCTGCAGATCCAGAAAATCATTAATCAGATCGGTCAGCCGCTGGGCTTCCCGGTGAATGGTCTCCAGATATTTCAGCTGCTTCTCCGGCTTCATCGTCTTGGTTAAGAGCAGCTCGGTGAAGCCCAGTACGCTCGACAGCGGTGTCCGCAGCTCATGGCTGACTGTGCTGACCAGCTCCGACTTCATCACATCCAGCTCATATTCACGGGTAATATCGCGGTGCACGAACAGCGTCCCGACACGGGTGTCCCGGCGGAACACTGGTATGGCATACATGTCCACATGCTTCAGCGGATCCCTGCCGATGGAATACTTCATCGAGCTGGATTCAATGAAATGCTCGGACATAGCCTTCTGGTAGAACAGCTCCAGCTCCTCCGACTCATTGGCCATCCGGATAAAGTGCCCGGTCCAGTGCTCCTGCGGAATCAGATAGCCCTCGGTCCATCCGTGATAATCAAACAGCTGGGCAAGCGCCCCATTCATCTGGAGCATGCTGCCGTCCATCTGTACAAACTGGATGCCTTCGTTGACATTATTGACAATATCGCGGTTGAGCCTGCGTCCATGCTCGATTTCCTCGTACATGAACAGGCGCTCGATGGCCAGCCCTACCCGGTTCATCATGCCTCTGATTTCGTTAATCTCATCATCACTGAAGGAATGCCCGATCCGTGTCCCGCAGAATACGGCGATCACTTCGTTATCGGCATTTACAACCGTTGAATAATAATCAAAGGAGTGGACCGGCTCAGGCGCAATCCCCTGCTCCCGCTCCGTCGCGGGACGTTTGGTGATATAGGATTTCTCCGACTGCATCCGGTACAGCATATTGCCGCTCTCGCTGCCCAGATACCGGTCAACGTTCGCCTGCGGAACGCCCTTGACCACTGTAATCTGATCCTTGACCAGGAAAAATACACTGGAGTCAAACGCATACTGCCTGTTCATGAATTCGATAAATTTCTCGGCGAATTCCTGCTTGTCGAGCGTATAGGTGATGTCATGGTTAAGCTGATTGCTGCGCTCCAGCATCGTCTTGGTCTGCTCGGTTTTTTTGAGCGTCTCCGCCAGCTCCTGCTGGACATTTTTCATGGAGGTAATGTTATTCGCAATCAGAATGTACTGGTAGACCTGCCCCTCATCATTCAGATACGGCATGATAGTCATATGCAGCCACACCGGCGTCCCGTTCTTCATGCCGACCTGCACCTCGTCGCTCCAAACGCCGCCTGTGCTCAGCCTGCCGGTAATCTGCTGCATTCTGGCAGCATCCATATTCTTCAGATCGAGCAGCCTGAACGTGAAGCCGATCAGCTCAGCATTCTTGTAGCCGGTATATTCGCTCATGTTCTCATTGGCATGCTTGAATATGCCCTTAGGCGTGAGGATCGCTACAGCGGACGACTGGTCCAGCGCCTTCATCATGCTCTCGATTTCGCTCAGGGAGCGTTCAAGCTTGAACTGCTGATCCTGGAGCTCATCCTGCTGGGCATGCAGCTCCTCATTCTGCATCATCAGCTCTTCCTCTTTATCCTGGATGCTGTGCGCCATATTGAGGAACGCCTCATAAAGACGCCCGATTTCATCCTGCTTGTGCAACTTCCCGAGCAGCACGGCCTCTCCCGCCGCAAGCGAATTGCTGGCTGCCTCGAGCTTCACAATCGGGTCGATAAGAATCTTGAGAATCCGCCAGATCATCAGGGTGAACAGCAGCAGCAGCAGTGTGCTTAAGCCGAAGGCCAGCAGGGTAAATTCATTGGCCCGCTTCAGGGAATGATCCACTATATCGCTCAGCTGCCGGTCAGAGCGCAGCTTATATGCTTTGGTGTAGGTAAGAAAATCATTAACCGCTTCGGTGTTGCCATCACTGGCCAGCGCCCGCAGACTTGTATAGTCATTCTGCTTCACGAAGCTGATCGCCTTCGGCAGGGTCGCATTCTGATACTGGTCCACAAAGGTCTCCAGATCCGCTTTGAAGCTGGCTTCCTCAGGGGAGAGCTTTAGCGCAGAGTACTCACTGATAACACCTTTCAGCTTATCGAGCGCATCATAGGTCAGCTGGAGCTCATTGTCGTTTTTGAGCAGACTGTAGCCTCTTGCCCGGAAGAATACTTCATTCAGCGTAACCGCCATCTCATTGATAGTACCCGCCTTATGCTGCAGCACGTCCTGATCACGGTTCAGAGAGGTCTGTTCTGCATTAATGTAAATAAGAAGGCCCGTTCCTGACAGAAGAACCAGTGTGATCAGACCGGCAATGATACGGAAATACTTGTTTTTGATGCTCATTTTACCAAGGCTGCTTCTTATCACCGAGGATCCCCTCCACAATCT
Proteins encoded:
- the cysI gene encoding assimilatory sulfite reductase (NADPH) hemoprotein subunit; the encoded protein is MSNNESAVKPIGGPPSDVEHIKLESNYLRGALEATLRNPVTGGLPEDDNRLLKFHGSYMQDDRDLRNERERSKLEPAFQFMLRVVAPGGVASAAQWLVMDELAHKYGNGTLRLTTRQAFQMHGVLKWNLKKTIRTINDTLMTTLAACGDVNRNVMSSPNPYQSEVHSEVYDWARKISDHLAPRTPAYHEIWLDGEKVVDSKADVEVEPIYGPVYLPRKFKIGLAVPPSNDVDVFSQDLGFIAILEDGRLAGFNVSVGGGMGMTHGDTSTYPQLGRVIGFVRPDQMIDLAEKTVTIQRDYGNRSVRKNARFKYTIDRHGLEWFKGELQKRLGWELEAAREYHFDHNGDRYGWVKGYDGKWNLTLYIQSGRIQDEEGYQLMTGLREIAKIHTGDFRLTPNQNLIIGGVSSAKKRKITELAKQYGLTDGAHHSALRRSAMSCVALPTCGLAMAEAERYLPQLLDKLEPIIDKAGLRDEEIVIRMTGCPNGCARPALGEISFIGKSPGKYNMYLGAGFSGDRLNKLYKENIGEQEIVETLEPMLYRYASERVSGEHFGDFVIRSGYVSAVTSGLNFHA
- a CDS encoding assimilatory sulfite reductase (NADPH) flavoprotein subunit, whose product is MQLQVTNSPFNESQVQLLNQLLPTLTESQQIWLGGYLSAMSLRGAGAAAAAGEQPALVQAAPSAVPAAAPPVSREVTVLFGSQTGNCQRLATSLSRKLEEQGFQVSVSAMNAFKPNTLKKVENLLILVSTHGEGEPPDNARAFHEFLYSKRAPQLEALRYSVLGLGDTSYEFFCQTGKDFDQRLEELGGTRLSPRIDCDLDYDEPVADWFAKVLEALNGPQNAPQLADAAVQAAEKADEPQSPYSRNLPFQAEVLENLNLNGRGSDRETRHLELSLAGSGLTFEPGDSLGVYPENHPQLVADIIAAAGWNADETVPLNKKGDEGTLREALLRHYEITVLTKPLLEQAAKLSAAPGLQALLAPEAQQELKSYIQGRDLLDLINDFGPWNAAASSFVTILRKLPARLYSISSSYNANPEEVHFTVRAVRYETHGRERYGVCSVHCAERVQPGDTLPVYIQSNPNFKLPVNPDVPVIMIGPGTGVAPFRSFLEERGEQGAGGKTWLFYGDRHFVTDFLYQTDWQRMLKEGVLNKLDVAFSRDTEEKVYVQHRILEHSKELYAWLQEGAHVYVCGDEKHMAHDVHTALVTVIQEEAGLSPEAAAAYLENLQQEQRYQRDVY
- a CDS encoding MDR family MFS transporter, with amino-acid sequence MELAEKGKIPFWPVMTAIFFGNFLSVLSTTTINIAVPILMDQFGSGLHTMQWMVTGFMLATGVTAPLAGYLGGRFSYKRLYTFALSGFTLFSLLCAVSWNPGMLIVFRMLQGSCSGLIMACTMTIIFQVIPQERRPFAVSLWSLSAMVAPAVGPTFSGWLLQFASWHWLFLINLPVGIAAVILTQQLIPYYRMNVPKSFDVPGLLTVVLGSLSLLGAFSQGGSWGWTSWKTLSMIALGIILLVLFVLRELKTEVPLLNLRVLKNRRFTVMLSIYSIVTVAMYAGTYLTPLFLQTVEGATTLKTGLILLPSSVLLALLSPVVGKLYPRLGPVKLISAGIVCIFAGLFLMSRLHAGIDHSFILWAMVVRNLGIGLANVPSSTASMEEIPAEWSGHATSINNWVRNVLSSLAIAVFTSLLSSREAAHARELSGAGGLTLAGADLHQQSFTMGINDVFLVAALLVLSGLPLMLLVRRKRAEAGFERLSEVPGTLKKGSTAKL
- a CDS encoding PadR family transcriptional regulator; protein product: MNTLSYGLLALLTANPLTGYELTQGIKPLWRAGHSQIYPLLQTMETKGYIRHERIEQSDKPDKKIYTITEAGISVLQEWVRLPAEPAVLRDELHFKLYSLWLTEPEEAKALLQKRAEFNRSELDRYNLLIKANEALRDERGETRELKATTFGRYLLLQKRVMAMKASIEFCEWAIGELEHGGLPPAD
- the lspA gene encoding signal peptidase II, with the translated sequence MLFYVIAAVVFAADQAAKWIVRANMELGEIIPFWEGHVTFSYYENSGAAFSSFQGYGKYFAIVAVLFIAAVFYYRRKGELQGPLLEAASGFLVGGAAGNGIDRVLYHQVTDFLMFGEGGGIMNLADLAINAGMLLFLLHLILEQVKSSRHKRRQMKEN
- a CDS encoding DUF421 domain-containing protein; amino-acid sequence: MDYGLILVKLIAGFIGLWAMTRLLGKKEITALTPFDFISAVILGDLVGDTIYEKEHTVLMLIFTLTVWTLLSVTFEKITLHFPRLRKPLEGEPEILIRDGKLDLARLRKNNLDLEQLQMMLRAKDTFSVSEVAYAIYETNGSLSILKKAQYEPATREDLLVPVPDSVLPVSIIEDGIVQRETLSKLGHDEEWLSKELRKLGYAGPQSVAYAEITEEGELAVISSVSY
- a CDS encoding aldo/keto reductase, which translates into the protein MKYSYLGKSGLKVSQLCLGTMNFGPETEEKDAFRIMDAALDAGINFFDTANVYGGQERRGWTEEIIGRWFKQGGGRREKVVLATKVYGDMFDELDGPNSGAGLSAYKIRRHLDGSLKRLQTDHIELYQMHHVDRNVSWDELWGAFENAIAQGKMDYIGSSNFAGWHIAAAQAQAKARNFLGLVSEQHLYNLLERTPELEVLPASQELGLGVIPWSPLAGGLLGRNALAKSGVRSARSAKLEQNRSKLEQFSALCKELGEHEDQVALAWVLANPAVTAPIIGPRTIQQFEDSLRVTEIELDGETLKKLDEIFPGPGKPAPEAYAW